ACAATAGTGCAGTTTTGCctcttatgctgtgtacacacgatcggaaattccgacaagaaaagtccaatgtgagcttttggtttgtaaattccgaccgtgtgtaggctccattggacttttcctgtcggaatttccgccaacaaaagattgagagcagattctctatttttccgaaaaTATTCCTATCATAAAATccgcttgtctgtatgcaattcctacGTGCATAaaaacaggcatgctcagaatcaagcagaagagccgaactgcctattaaacttcattgatctcagctcgtcgtacgtctccgcgttcttgacggtcagaattttcgacaagatttgtgtgactgtgtgtatgcaaaacaagtttgagccaacattccatcagaaaaaatctacggttttcttgtcggaatttccgatcgtgtgtacgcggcattagtgtcactaaagccaaaacttttctttttagttttagatcgagtggagagggattagagcacctgtcagtttttgttgctgtctgttCCCTTGTTGAGGAGATACAacctttctatttgtcctgtttactgttatcattgaatgtgaaaagaaaagaaaatccgacacactggttgtacccaagttgatcgatggtATAAGACTTGGGAGGGTGGACAGACTTTTATAACTTTACTAAAAATACAGTTAACTTATAAACCTACAAAATCAGGCAGACTCTAGTAAAAATACCTCAATAGGTATCTTTCCTGCACAATCTGATCCTCAATGTCCCAGAAATAGAGGGCATACATATATCCCCACAGTGAGAGGGCACCCTTTTCCACTTATATACCCCTGGATGCGAACATCTGTCTGCACAAACAGCAGTGTGTGTGGATCATGCATGTGCAATACCGACATAACCAAGCTCCGAGACCACCTTGTGATGCAGCCACCTCGCCCTAAATCCACACCCAAAATTGGCTGGATCACAGGTGCTAGCTCTTTTGTTTATATGTATTAAATGGTCAGCCCCGCCTCTTCACCTCgttcaatcagagaacactttacaTTCATTCATCCAGaatatgcaaagcattctctgaatagcAGCCGACCTCCTGTGCTCACAATACAGCAGGCCAGCCACTCATCGGAAGCAAATGAAGAGAAGATCATTAGGGGTATTGGTGTCTACTTTTGTGATTTCCATACAGGTATGATACATACAAAGTTACAGTGCTCCAAgctggatcaatgtaactatgaatataatatccattccaggaaTTCCTATTTAAAAGCTTGTATAATCgttagtgccatctagtggccataatgcaataTTTGTTTTCAAATACGTCAAATCAGGAAAAAGGAACATTTGTCTGAAATATTACTCTGTCCACACTTACCTTCTACATCCTCCATTTTCTGAATAATACAATTAAAGTAGTTTCGCAGTCCACCAAAGGAGAAGTTGCAGTCCTGGTATTGTGACATTGGTTGAATTTCTTTACAAAATGTTCTGTCTCCAAACTGAGACAAGTGTTCTATTGCTTGTCCCCCACTCATAGAAGAGCAGTCTAGATGTTTAATCAGTGAAAGACGCCTGGCAACCTGAAGCATATCACATCACATAAATTACAGATTATACACTGCACCTCTGTCCAGGTGAAAAAGacattttaaaggctaaattcCTCTTTACAAACATGTTACACGTTGCACCTATATTTAGGGAGTAACATGTTTCTAAGCACCCACTTCCTACCCCCAGAGCCACATCCCCTGTGACGGCATGTGTAGGTTCTtctccccctactggttaaccccttcactgccagtgtcatttttacagtaatcagtgcatttttatagcactgatcgctgaatcaatgacaatggtcccaaaatggtgtctgacgtgtacgccataatgtcgcagtcacaataaaaaaaatcggtgattgctagtaaaaaaaaaatatatattaataaaaatgccataaaactatctcctatattgtagacaatataacttttgcacaaaccaatcaatatacacttattgcaattttttttaccaaaaatatgtagaagaataaatatcggcctaaaatttgctttttataaaaagaaaattggagatatttattatagtaaaaagtacaaaatattgctttttttttcaaaattgtcactcaaaaaatgcagaggtgatcaaataccactaaaagaaagctctgtttgtgggagaaaaaggatgtcaattttgtttgggagccacatcgcacaattgtcagttaaagcgacgcagtgccgaatcgcaaaaagtggactggtctttggccagccaaatggttcggggcttaagtggttaataaatgcacatttttcctgcaaaaatatgaacatttattatttttttcttaaaacgtgTACTTAGCCTTCAAGGACGatctaaaccaaaaaataaataaaaaattgcctaAAGGCTCCTTATTGAAGATGTgcgatgtctcttctgcaataaagcaaACTTATCAGCCAGTTTTTAATCCCTTTGCGAATGTAAGCTAAGCTGTGCGTTCGCTGCTCAGTTTACATTTCTGGCACGGTCCCAGTGTTTTGGGATGAGTTACTCCCATGCATgcatggaagtgatgtcatcccaCACTGACCAATCAAGACGGCTGAACAGCAGCACCCAAAAAAAGCAAGGGAGAAGATGCTAGTGTAGAACCTTACAGGCATCGGACTGTTGGAACAGAGGTAAGTATTTGACTTAAGTTACACAAGAAAAAcaattcaaataaaacaaaaacattttgtatAGGAGGCAGAATGGAACAGATAACATAAATTGCATTATAGTGGAGCAAGGCTATATTTCTCTCTGTGTCCCTGTTGCAGATTTCCCACACTTCCTATTTGGCTGTcagtgggacagaaagtgagaaaaTGTGTCTCTATTAAAGCCCTGAACAGCAATAAAACCCAAACAGGGTTCTAACCCTCCCCAACTtgatccaaaactaaaaagataTAGGGCTTGAAATACAATTTGAGaagataaataaatgaaaaaataaataaaaaatgagcagactaagggccagttcacaccagacgcagttccgtgtgctttttttttcttcacaacatgcatgcacagtgttttccatgtattccaatggctctagttcacaccatgcagtccgtTTCTGGTCAatttctgcactggaaactgaatgcatggtgtgaactagagccattggaatacattggaatacatggaaaacactgtgcatgcatttttagtgcagaaaaaatgcgcacggaactgcgtctggtgtgaactggccataAAAGGGTTATGAAAGTCATAGAATAAAGGTATTCAGACAGTTATGAGATAGCGCTCCCACTGCATACAGCATTCAGGCAGCATGAATGTGTATATCTTAAGCAGTCCCTGCACAAGGAATACAGATGCagctttaatgcttttcatatgTTTCACATCTGCAACACACTGGTTTACCCAAGATGTACATTtttctataaaataaattatttctATATTAAAGACATTACAATACCTTGTCCAGAGAATCACCTGGTGCTTCATCTAGCGACTGTCCAAGCAGCATAAAATCTGATACGCCATTGGCTACAGCCAGAAGGCAATGTCCTCCTGAAATCAGCAGTACCAAGAATGGGAACTCCACTGGATGCAACAACCGAACAGTCAAGGCATGAGCTTCCATGTGGTGTATAGGTATAAAAGGCTTATTATACTGTTTCACCAGATCTAAACTGTAGATTAGACCAACTCCAAGGctcagagccagtccaggcttcaCTGTTGTGGCAATAGCTGAAAGGTTACTTGCTGAAATTCCACTAGAAATGATGGCTTCATTGACAACCCTATCAATATTGTCTCTGTGAAGCTGCTGTGCCACTGATGGAATAATGCCACCCGTCCTGTAATGACAGACATTGGGGGGGGAATAAATCACACTTTATAGCTACACAATGAGAAACAACACTGCAGGAAAAAGAATTTGGTTGAAATGTGTAGTTTGCTGTAAGGTCAAAGTGCACCTGTCATGAGAGATGAACAGAACCTGCCATTGGCTTCCTTCTAAAAATGCTAACGGTCTGTGTCTGACctcaatatttttaattatagaCTAAAACATGCATGCTGTAAATGAGTCTTAGAATTCTTTAGGTCTATACTTGCCCCAGGTCAGTGACTTAGATAGCATTGAACTAGAACATTGCACTAACTTGAGTTGGGTTTATATTTTTTCGAATGGCCTCACTGCAGACTAGCAATGAGACTAGTCATAGCTGGAGAACTTTTTCAGACAACATGGAGAGCTGAGAAACTCTTCtacacaaataaaaatgtatgtcacCTTCCATTTAGTATATACCgtaataccgtatatactggagtataagctgacctgagtataagctgaggcacctaattttaccacaaaaaaatgggaaaacgtattgacttgagtataagcctagggtgagaatgcagcaactactgtaagcggaaaagagggtcaacaatgccaatttgcacgcctcactatgcccattacctcactgtgcccattgcagcgtacctgaaattcttgacaggctgcgctgcgggcgaccattttttaaaactcgcggCTTCCTCTTGGTCctgtcccgttccgtgataggtgtttgacactgtgttcagtgttctacctatcacggacgttctttcatcctcggatgGAAGACTGTCATTCTTCACTGTAATTTCACTGCAAATCACGTATTGAAGGGGGAATAATGTGTACCATTCACTAGTCAGAAAGACGTGAGGAGGGGCTGGAAAAAGTACTAAAAGGAGCCATGCCTCTTTATTCTGAACAGATGTCAGAAGAATCCTAATGGATAGCAACTTTTGTGAGCTCCTTCTAGTTCTAACTTCTTAGAACAGCATCTATATACAAGAtaaacttaaagctgaactactTTTTGTAAAGTTTTATTGGTCCAGCTTGAACCAACCTAAGTTAGCATATGCCTTACCCCGTGGGATCACAGTGGAAGCAAAGAATCTGTGCACTAATCACTGCTGTCTTTCAGTTTCCAAGTCaagcggctgccctgctgcatagtaACGATAGGGGGTTGTTTGCTTGGCATGGGCACCATTTACAGGACTCCTTACATTTTTCCCAATGACTGTAAAGTGTTCTTTGATTGAACAAGGTGGAAATTGTGACATCACTGCCCCACATATCCATCTTGTTCAATCTGAGAATGCCAGAAAATGTTCCATAACATCAatacctggagttcagcattAAAAGCAACTTGCCAGGGTATAAATGTGGAAGCTGAAAATGCTGAGGCAATAGAGAGCTTTAGGCCACATGACATTTGATGGATATTTATTGAGTGTTCAGTGTATAATATGAGTCAGTTCATAGGCAACGAGTCTCCAACATTAGCTAACCTGTCCGCCAGTGGcgatgcgtccatagagggcgccggagcgccgccccgccactgatacaatacatagattcatgcattgcaatgcggggcagcattttacagggcacagtggcaacaattggcacagtggcaacaaagggcacagtggcgacaattaaaaggcacagtggcgacaaagggcacagtggcgacaattaaagggcacagtggcgacaattaaagggcacagtggcagcgtttgatggcatggcacagtggtgacaattgatggcacagtggctgcatttgatggcatggcacagtggctgcgtttgatggcatggcacagtggtgacaattgatggaacagtggttgcgtttgatggcatggcacagtggtgacaattgatggcacagtggtgacaattgatggcatggcacagtggtgacaattgatggcacagtggctgcgtttgatggcatggcacagtggctgcgtttgatggcatggcacagtggtgacaattgatggcacagtggctgcgtttgataggcccagtggctgcaattgttttttttttgttttgtttttttgtatgtttgctcccccccaaaaattttgagcaccagccgccactgctgtccGCTAATTTCACTGCACAGTTCCATCTCCATGCACACTATAGCCCATAGGATGTTGCCGAGATTTGAGACTAATATCTGACATCAAAAATGCCACTTGCAAAGTATTAATGTAATAACAGCCGTGATTTCAATTTGAACAGTAACAGAATTGCAAAATATTTTCAATTTCTAAATGTTGCAATACATGTGTTGATCTGGGCTACAGGGAGGAAAATCTGGTCTACAGGAAGAAACCAGAGAATGTGAGGCAACAACAGCAAAATGTGGTATTAGGTTTGCCACAGCCTAGATAAAAAGTGCACTGAACCTGGGCGAGGGGTGACCCACTTCACTTCCACCGCAATTTGAGACTTCCAGTACAAATGCAAGATTAAAGCCAAAATGGTGCTGTAGCACTGGCCAAATATGAaagcatgcgcgtgggagacttctttccgccAAGGTTCGGCAGCGTCTGCCGGACCTTCAGCCGGGCATTCAGAGCGCATGctccgctgacgtcagcggctgcatgaaaagggaatatctcttaaaccgtacaggtttaggacatattctttttacctacaggcaagccttattataggcttacctgtaggtaaaagtaaaaaaaaaaaaaaagagagcatacAACTTTAACTCTGTTATAATGCTTCCCATTATCTACCACCCAGTTGTCCTCTCTTAAAATGGAAAAATAATTCTGTAATGCTTACCTGGAAACCACAGAAGGTTTCTTCCAGGTACAGATAACAGGACAAAGTAAAGACTTAATGtgaatgtaaacctgattcatgaaatctgacctgggcacatatatctgtagtgtttacttatctctctctctctctctctctccagtccCATGTCTTTCTGCTATTTAATTCCTCTGTTATAAGCATGATAACTTCTAACAAGTTCTCAGAGATGGGAGATAAAACCACCCTGAGATTTGTGTCGggatgggtgctataaatagattaacagaaagcttgtcttgtcacagcacagctctgaaagTATCTTTGTTCCTCCGCCTATGTGGAGGcggggtgcctttcctccaatcagttgTCACACAGTGTAAGCCTAGACTCTACTCCTACTGCAgaatgaggaagtaaaaattctgacatgatgtaagaattctaaagaaaatagcaagctgaagacagcagatatacacgtaaaacttatgtagggagatttgtttcatccctgtgtatcatctgaggctgttcacttcactgggtataggagagagtttacatccactgtaatacatttatatatttataatacttTAATACATTTACAAATCTAGTCCCCTGCGTCCCATCTGATCAGTAAATGAGGCTGTGCATTACATAAGGGACCAACAGGGGTCAGGAGATGGGGAGGGGTGGGGTAAGGTTTGATTGTTACAGTAAAGTGAAGATCTGCATATGACTTCAGCTCCCTATATATCTGGATTACTGATTGTTTTACCATGTAATTTTCTCTGGTAAAGGTAGCATGCATTGCTTCATCATATGCTCAGGGTAAAGCGGTGTTCcactggtctttttttttaatttatttttgcggcttcactgcccgttttctactgcacatgcgcgagtagcgcatCGCTTTGTTATTGgctggctgtcttctgggacacacacagatcccagaagacagcgggccccatttcccaggagcacaTGCGAGGGAGGAAGAGAACGAGGAGCTTTGTGGAATAGGATGTGTCAGATTAGGgcgatttctggtaagtaaatgtTTTTTAACAGATTTTAAGGAGAACAAGGACAaggagtacacacgatcggatttctgacgaaaaaaaattcaatggaattttcgtcagaattccgatgaagctgactttcatcagtcttgcatacatacTAAagtccgaccgtgccaaaacgcggtgacgtaaaacactatgacgagccaagaaaaattaagttcaatgcttccgagcatgcgtcgacttgattctgagcatgcgtggatttttctccgatggagttccacacagacgatcggaatttactatcttttattttttttccatcggaaaaatttaaaacatgttctttattttacaccgatggaaaaaagtcagatggggcccacacacgattggtttctccgatgaaaaaaacgatcgtgtgtacacggcattagtgtaattttttttttagggtggatctCTGTTTTAAACTGCACAGGTTTGTAACAGGTTAAACTTAAATTTAACTCCAATTAACAAACAATTACTAGTTGGTAGCTTGCAAATAAGGCTCCATTAATTTGGGAATATGCATATTTTCTGCATGGAATACATGTTCTTTATGGTAGAGCTATTGCATGATCCTGTGTAAAAAGGAGCCTAAAGCACTCACGTTTAGATGCGTACAATTCTTCTGACTTTATGCATGTATGCATATAAACAAGTAACATCTGCAGGTGTGTAAGGCCTAGACACAACTGTGTCCTGCTTTTAAATTacgccttatgccttgtacacacgaccggttttcacgatgagaaaactgacatttcttatattggtcgtgtgtatgctccctagcagttttctcgacgaaaaaactgcccgcaaacaAAATTTAAACCAGCTCTCCTTTTCTTGTCGGGtttcccatcagtctttttctcgtcgcgaaaaacggtcgtgtgtatgcttttccgagtggaaaaaaaatgtgcatgctcaggatcaagtatgcagcccaaaagcagcccaaagggtggcgccatttgaaaggaacttcccctttatagtcctgtcgtacgtgttgtacctcaccgcgctttggtcagactttttttgcatgaacatgtgtatgcaagtcaggctggagaggaatcacgtcaggaaaaacttcatttttttttcatgcagagaaaaatggtcgtgtgtacgaggtattaGTCTTAGTTATATTACATAACAAGGACATTGGTTTCCTTTTTTATATCATTTCATTTGTCACCCATAACAGAAATACTCTACTCACTTTAAGTGAACATCtttctgagactgaagggcttctcCAAGTATTTTTCCATGTTCATCCACAACTGCAGCTCCAGTATCATCACAGCTTGTTTCTATTCCCAGAACGACTCTGGGGTATGTCACCATAGAACGCACACATAGAAGTCCTTTATAAACAGCCAGGGAAGTCCTCTGCATGTTACAAATGAATCGAGACATCTTTTACTCTGAGGGTTCATCTGTAATTGTGGAAAAtctaaaaaatacaataagatTATACCGAATGTTAACAACCTACTTCCATTACacatttattttatcatttgGGAAAAACAGAGTACCACTTAAAATGAAACGGTCTGTCTAAAGAAAAAGGTACCACTGCATGACACATTGGCTTTTTCCAGTCCTTAGCACTGCGTTAGGTAAATGATAACTAAAGCCAAAACTTCTTTTACTTTTGGATGTattagagagggattagaacacctgtcaggtttttactgctgtctatgTCCCCTTAGCCTAAGTTCACACTGGAATGCCGTGCAGGACAACCACAATCTGTTCACATTTCCTGCACTGCA
The Rana temporaria chromosome 6, aRanTem1.1, whole genome shotgun sequence DNA segment above includes these coding regions:
- the OSGEPL1 gene encoding probable tRNA N6-adenosine threonylcarbamoyltransferase, mitochondrial, coding for MSRFICNMQRTSLAVYKGLLCVRSMVTYPRVVLGIETSCDDTGAAVVDEHGKILGEALQSQKDVHLKTGGIIPSVAQQLHRDNIDRVVNEAIISSGISASNLSAIATTVKPGLALSLGVGLIYSLDLVKQYNKPFIPIHHMEAHALTVRLLHPVEFPFLVLLISGGHCLLAVANGVSDFMLLGQSLDEAPGDSLDKVARRLSLIKHLDCSSMSGGQAIEHLSQFGDRTFCKEIQPMSQYQDCNFSFGGLRNYFNCIIQKMEDVEGIEKGAVLSCAADIAASFQHAVAHHIVKRTQRAILFCKQENLLPMNPSLVVSGGVASNGYIRKMLQNLTDGMGMSLFCPPPHLCTDNGVMIAWNGIERLRVGAGILNDVFDIRYEPRASLGTDISEQVRKAAIKLPSLKIKKNVLKQGENTI